AATCCAGCATGGTCAGCGGATCGGCGATAGGTTTCGAGTTCAGCACATCTTCTGCCGTGATCGGCTTTTTCATATGCGCATTGGGATGAAGCAACGCGTGGTTGCGGCTGTTCACACAAACCGCGGCCATTTCTTCGCGCGTTGTTCCATAGACCTCCATGTAGCGCCGCGCGATCATCGCATAGTAGCCCGGTATCGTACCACCATAGGGTTGTTCGAAATAGGGATGCCCGACTGCCAGCAGAGAGGCCAGTGTGCTGTCGCGGCTCGCGCCCGTTGCGCGGTTTTCCCCGGCGCAGACCAGAATAATCTCGGCCTGACCGGCCACGATCGCCTCCACCGCATGTTTGAGCATGATCGCGGGTGACGCGCCGCCGACCACCATTGAAGCGTTGAAAGTCGGCTTCAGCCCCAGATATTCGCACAGCACCGATCCCAGCATGAAATAGGGTTCGGTGAAAGAATAGGCGGTCAGCAAGCCGTCAATCTGGTCCGGCTTCAAGCCAGCTTCATCCAAGGCACGCTTTGCCGCCTGTGCGTTCAGACCCAGCCCGGTCATATGCGGCACGCGCCCGATATCGGATTCCCCGACGCCGACAATGGCTGCCTTGTTCTTGAGAGATGCAGGTTTGATCATGCTGCGACCCCAGCTTCCGCAAGTTGAAACTGAGGGACAACGGCACCGTCGCCGCGATCCTCAAACATCACCTCAACATCAGTGCCGATAGCCGCATCCAGCGCATTTTCCCCTAAGATATTCGCCATCATACGGGGACCTTCCTCGAGATCGATCAGCGCAACGACATACGGGCAAAGCGACACGAAGGCCGGATCTGAGGCACGCCGGATAACGGTAAAGCTGTGGATCTTTCCGCGACCTGATGCGGGGATCCACTCAAGATCTTCGCTCCAGCAATTCGGACAAATATGGCGCGGCATAAAATGAAGCTTGCCGCAATCCTTGCATTGCCGCAGCAGCAATTTTCCTTCTACCGCGCCTGTCCAGTAGATTTCGGAATCCCCGTTCAAAACGGGTTTCGGAAGCTGATCTGTCACGCCCTGTCCTTTCGAATGGTGCCGAACGAAGCGTGCGATTTTGCTGCAACTTCGTTTACTTACCTGGGTCAGTACAGGGCAAGAAACGTGCCATTCGGAATGGTAGACAGGTTGAACAAGAGCCAGCATCAAGCAGGTGGAGACCGGTCAGGCAAACAGCCGGGTGATCTCGCTCAGATCCGTCACATCTTCCAGCCTGAGGATCATCTCCATCGAGCGCCGCGCCAGATCATCGCCACATTCGCGCGAGACAAGCTGAAGATATTTTTCTTGAATATCCGCCGCACCCAAGGGATTTTCTGGCGATCCCAGTGCATAGCCCACGGCCTCGAAACTGCGACCGTCGGTCAGCGTGACGCTGACGCTTCCGCGTGGCGGGAACTCGCCGAATTCCTTGACCTCTTTGGTTGAGATGCGCCTTGCCAACGCAAGAATTTCAGGGTTCGAGAATTTCTGATCCTGCATGTCCAGATACGCACCGACATCGTTCTGTCCCAGCACCATACGCATTGCCATGCTGTATTTGCTGCTGAACTGTGCGCCCACGATATCTTTTGGCTCGGGACCATGTGCGCCGTTATGGACGATCATCAGCGGCTCACATCCCAGTTCGACTTGCTCGATGTCCTCGGGGGCGAAACCATGCGTTTTCAGCAGATCGTCATAGGCGGCGAAATGGTGGTGGAAAAGCCCGCAAGCGGCATAGGGCTTGATCGCACCATGTTCGAGGAAGAACCAACGCTGTCCCAGTTCGTCCAATAATTTGGTTTCGTCATAGTCGTCGCAATAGGCTTGTAGGAAGCCGCGTTTACCCTCCAGAATGGTCGGCGGCGCGGTTAGTCCGGCTTCGGCCAGACGAAGTGCGCGGATGCCGCCCGCAACGGCCATGCCCGCATGGCACCGTTTCACCTCGCCCCCGCTTTGCGAGTACTCGGTTGTTCCCGCTGCCTGACTGGCGGCGAGTGAGATGGCATTGCTTA
The genomic region above belongs to Paracoccus sp. SCSIO 75233 and contains:
- a CDS encoding thiolase family protein, which produces MIKPASLKNKAAIVGVGESDIGRVPHMTGLGLNAQAAKRALDEAGLKPDQIDGLLTAYSFTEPYFMLGSVLCEYLGLKPTFNASMVVGGASPAIMLKHAVEAIVAGQAEIILVCAGENRATGASRDSTLASLLAVGHPYFEQPYGGTIPGYYAMIARRYMEVYGTTREEMAAVCVNSRNHALLHPNAHMKKPITAEDVLNSKPIADPLTMLDCCLISDAGGAIIVTSAERAADMVDKPVFLQGIGEYHTHEHIMCAPSLTEFGAEKSGQIAYDMAGLTAKDVDVAELYDCFSIVPILEAEELGLMPRGEGGKFYLDGHAEIGGKLPINTHGGMMSHAHAGAAGGLLGIVEAVRQLRGGLGDRQVADAKIALVHNEGGILSSHGTMLFSNERLS
- a CDS encoding Zn-ribbon domain-containing OB-fold protein; this translates as MTDQLPKPVLNGDSEIYWTGAVEGKLLLRQCKDCGKLHFMPRHICPNCWSEDLEWIPASGRGKIHSFTVIRRASDPAFVSLCPYVVALIDLEEGPRMMANILGENALDAAIGTDVEVMFEDRGDGAVVPQFQLAEAGVAA
- a CDS encoding MmgE/PrpD family protein; the encoded protein is MTIAERYGEWSNGTGISDISQDMLERTKLHILDQIGAQVSCRNMPTVKLAYDYARKYAREGKAHLVGTADRYDAEFAGFANGTAGSAFEIDDYGGNGAYSHPGCTVVPAAIALAEERGYTGADVLRGAALGFETVIRLSRASMPSMFLGRGFHHTSVLGVIGVAVTGGAMGRYTGEVVSNAISLAASQAAGTTEYSQSGGEVKRCHAGMAVAGGIRALRLAEAGLTAPPTILEGKRGFLQAYCDDYDETKLLDELGQRWFFLEHGAIKPYAACGLFHHHFAAYDDLLKTHGFAPEDIEQVELGCEPLMIVHNGAHGPEPKDIVGAQFSSKYSMAMRMVLGQNDVGAYLDMQDQKFSNPEILALARRISTKEVKEFGEFPPRGSVSVTLTDGRSFEAVGYALGSPENPLGAADIQEKYLQLVSRECGDDLARRSMEMILRLEDVTDLSEITRLFA